One window from the genome of Salvelinus fontinalis isolate EN_2023a chromosome 3, ASM2944872v1, whole genome shotgun sequence encodes:
- the LOC129851294 gene encoding GTPase IMAP family member 7-like: MDSQGSGVTHQRPKCDICVGRIHKAVKFCKDCKVAYCEDHVRDHEKVPGLMQHTLVDATDDHGHVEIERTSAQVGLRKKTLGLLWILIPSLLGLGRLWYHMSPTVDGKVRLDMRIVLLGKTGSGKSSTGNTILGREAFRAEASPVSVTTQCEKQNVVIGQNRITVIDTPGILGTLLQPDEVMVKTAECINTTPHAFLLVTRLGEFTDEDRKSVQWIQEHFGEEALKYTIVLFTGVDQLEGKPVEMFIKGSSHLLQVINSCGDRYHVFNNKDKNDNTQVTELLEKIEELLNEYRGYHHEADLLTQERVREEEIRKRERAQIVQEEGKKREAAVRNVREEEEKKREAAEREIREEEEKKRDAAEREIREEEEKKRDAAEREIREEEEKKRDAAEREIREEEEKKRDAAEREIREEEEKKRKELNDLALKDVEKSSEKISDSGMKFKLSILLTIVTFIIFCFCKSNVYK; this comes from the exons ATGGATTCACAAGGATCTGGTGTTACACATCAAAG ACCAAAGTGTGACATATGTGTGGGGCGCATTCACAAAGCTGTGAAGTTCTGCAAGGATTGTAAGGTTGCATACTGTGAGGACCATGTTAGAGACCACGAAAAGGTCCCAGGACTGATGCAACACACGTTAGTGGATGCCACTGACGACCACGGCCATGTTGAAATAGAAAGGACTTCAGCTCAG GTTGGCTTACGGAAAAAAACCTTAGGCCTTCTCTGGATCCTCATACCCTCACTTCTGGGTCTGGGACGACTTTGGTATCATATGAGTCCCACAGTGGATG GTAAGGTGAGGCTTGACATGAGGATTGTTCTGCTGGGTAAGACTGGATCAGGGAAGAGTTCAACAGGAAACACCATCCTGGGGAGAGAGGCGTTTCGAGCAGAGGCTTCTCCAGTGTCTGTGACCACACAGTGTGAGAAACAAAATGTTGTTATCGGCCAGAATAGAATAACAGTGATTGACACCCCAGGTATCTTGGGCACGTTGTTGCAACCTGATGAAGTTATGGTTAAAACTGCTGAATGCATTAACACCACACCTCATGCCTTCCTATTGGTGACCAGGCTGGGGGAATTCACAGATGAGGACAGAAAGTCAGTACAATGGATCCAGGAACATTTTGGAGAGGAGGCTTTAAAGTACACAATCGTTCTGTTTACTGGAGTAGACCAGCTAGAGGGGAAACCAGTAGAGATGTTTATAAAGGGCAGCAGCCATCTACTACAAGTCATTAACAGTTGTGGGGACAGATACCATGTCTTTAACAACAAGGACAAGAATGACAACACTCAGGTCACAGAGCTGCTAGAGAAGATAGAAGAATTACTGAATGAGTATAGGGGTTATCATCATGAGGCAGACTTGCTGACACAGGAAAGGGTTAGGGAAGAGGAGatcaggaagagggagagggctcAGATAGTACAAGaggaggggaaaaagagggaagcaGCAGTGAGAAAtgtaagagaggaggaggagaaaaagagggaggcagcagaaagagagatcagagaggaggaggagaaaaagagggatgcagcagaaagagagatcagagaggaggaggagaaaaagagggatgcagcagaaagagagatcagagaggaggaggagaaaaagagggatgcagcagaaagagagatcagagaggaggaggagaaaaagagggatgcagcagaaagagagatcagagaggaggaggagaagaagagaaaggAGCTAAATGATCTGGCATTGAAGGATGTTGAAAAATCGTCAGAGAAAATCTCAGATTCAGGCATGAAGTTTAAACTGTCAATCCTTTTAACAATTGTCACTTTTATCATATTTTGCTTCTGTAAGTCTAATGTATATAAATAA